A single genomic interval of Candidatus Bathyarchaeota archaeon harbors:
- the hisE gene encoding phosphoribosyl-ATP diphosphatase, whose product MSWCFLDELYRVIESRRDKPVEGSYTSSLMSKGLEAVIDKVLEECMELIESARSGSKNEIVHEASDLIYHTLVLLAYLEIPSDMVPKELIRRRRKGHGGRRKPG is encoded by the coding sequence ATGAGCTGGTGTTTCCTAGATGAGCTTTACAGGGTCATAGAGAGCCGACGCGACAAGCCTGTCGAGGGCTCCTATACGAGTAGTCTCATGTCGAAGGGTTTGGAGGCTGTGATAGATAAGGTTCTAGAGGAGTGTATGGAGCTCATCGAGTCCGCTAGAAGTGGCTCGAAGAACGAGATAGTCCACGAGGCCTCGGACCTTATCTATCATACACTTGTGCTACTGGCGTATCTCGAAATACCCTCTGACATGGTTCCCAAGGAGCTTATACGTAGGAGGCGTAAAGGTCATGGAGGACGACGTAAACCCGGGTAA
- the hisD gene encoding histidinol dehydrogenase → MTVNPVRISDLTDADVRRLMARGLDLEEIRSSVARIIADVRSRGDEALLEYTRLYDKVELDRSRLKITREEMDDAYGSLDRKTREALETVHENVKTVCAKLLPEDRVIAPTEGVRIHVLWRPLERVGVYVPGGVNPYPSTVFMTATPAKVAGVDEVIACTPPRNAGPEVLAAMKIAGVDRGFRVGGAQAIAAMAYGTETIPKVDKVVGPGGLYVEAAKRLVYGEVGLDLPAGPSEIAILADDSADPALIAVDLLSQAEHPNSSALLVTTSERLAFKVLKLIGDMAEPRLLESLKRGGIFIAEDVEEALNFLNLYAPEHLELFVENPEEVLNMVRNAGSVFLGPLTPAVLGDYATGVSHVLPTGGAARFSSGLTPLDFLKVLTVQRVDAEGFKTLCKAAERLAQVEGLRWHGEALRARRV, encoded by the coding sequence ATGACAGTCAACCCCGTTAGGATAAGCGATTTAACCGATGCGGATGTTAGAAGGCTGATGGCGAGGGGTCTAGACCTAGAGGAGATACGCAGCTCGGTGGCTAGGATAATAGCCGATGTAAGGTCTAGAGGAGACGAGGCTCTCCTAGAGTATACTCGGCTCTACGATAAAGTGGAGCTGGATAGAAGCCGGTTGAAGATAACCCGTGAGGAGATGGATGATGCATACGGCTCCTTGGACAGGAAAACCCGTGAGGCATTAGAGACGGTGCATGAGAACGTGAAAACCGTATGCGCTAAGCTTCTACCTGAGGATAGGGTTATAGCGCCTACGGAGGGGGTACGCATACACGTCCTCTGGAGACCCCTTGAGCGTGTGGGCGTCTACGTACCAGGCGGGGTTAACCCCTACCCATCGACTGTCTTCATGACCGCTACGCCGGCTAAGGTGGCGGGTGTAGACGAGGTTATAGCGTGTACCCCTCCTAGAAACGCCGGACCCGAGGTTCTAGCCGCTATGAAGATAGCCGGTGTCGACCGGGGCTTCAGGGTCGGCGGTGCTCAAGCCATCGCGGCCATGGCTTATGGGACGGAGACTATTCCCAAGGTCGATAAAGTCGTCGGACCTGGAGGCCTATACGTCGAGGCGGCTAAGAGACTGGTGTACGGAGAGGTCGGCCTAGACCTGCCTGCAGGCCCCAGCGAGATAGCGATTTTAGCCGACGACTCCGCAGACCCAGCGCTTATAGCCGTAGACCTTCTATCTCAAGCTGAGCATCCGAACTCCTCAGCCCTCCTTGTAACGACCTCTGAGAGGCTCGCCTTTAAGGTTTTGAAGCTTATCGGCGATATGGCGGAGCCTAGACTGTTGGAAAGCCTTAAAAGAGGTGGAATCTTCATAGCGGAGGACGTGGAGGAGGCGTTAAATTTCTTGAACCTTTACGCGCCTGAGCATCTGGAGCTGTTCGTGGAGAATCCTGAGGAGGTTTTAAACATGGTTCGGAACGCGGGGTCTGTGTTCCTAGGCCCCCTGACCCCTGCCGTGCTTGGAGACTACGCCACGGGTGTAAGCCACGTCCTTCCGACAGGTGGGGCGGCTAGGTTTTCATCAGGCCTCACCCCGCTGGATTTCCTGAAAGTCTTAACCGTTCAGAGGGTGGATGCCGAAGGGTTCAAGACGCTCTGTAAAGCCGCGGAGAGGCTGGCCCAGGTCGAGGGGTTGAGGTGGCATGGTGAAGCCCTTAGGGCTAGGAGGGTTTAG
- the hisB gene encoding imidazoleglycerol-phosphate dehydratase HisB, which yields MTRSAICKRKTLETHVTVELNLDGVGLSKVNTGHPFFDHMLETFSKHSRIDLRVKAETLKTPSVHHLVEDVALTLGEALDKALADRRGVRRFGFASIPMDDALAEVSLDLSGRPYLHVESLPMGVVEGFDSILMEHFLRSLAQTGRFTIHVPRVYGRDLHHVFEALFKALAVALREASRLEPGLKDEVPSTKGVL from the coding sequence ATGACTAGGTCCGCTATATGTAAGAGGAAGACCCTGGAGACGCATGTAACGGTCGAGCTGAACCTAGACGGCGTAGGCCTGTCTAAAGTGAATACCGGACACCCGTTCTTCGACCATATGCTAGAAACATTCTCTAAGCACAGCCGCATCGACCTGAGGGTAAAGGCCGAGACCTTGAAGACCCCTAGCGTCCACCACCTCGTCGAAGACGTGGCCTTAACCCTAGGTGAGGCGCTGGATAAAGCCCTAGCGGATAGGAGGGGCGTACGTAGGTTCGGCTTCGCGTCCATACCTATGGACGATGCTTTAGCCGAGGTATCCCTCGACCTCTCCGGTAGACCCTACCTGCACGTCGAGTCTCTACCCATGGGCGTGGTCGAAGGCTTCGACTCCATCCTCATGGAGCACTTCCTACGAAGCCTAGCCCAGACCGGTAGGTTCACGATCCACGTGCCCCGGGTCTACGGACGAGACCTTCATCACGTGTTCGAGGCGCTCTTCAAGGCCCTAGCCGTAGCTTTGAGGGAGGCGTCGAGGCTTGAACCCGGGTTAAAGGACGAGGTTCCTAGTACGAAAGGAGTGCTGTAG
- a CDS encoding 1-(5-phosphoribosyl)-5-[(5-phosphoribosylamino)methylideneamino]imidazole-4-carboxamide isomerase, which translates to MKVIPAVDIKNGCCVKLVQGQPGTGLTVSKDPVEVAEHWVKEGAEVLHVVDLDGAIEGVAVNRPLILEIIRRVDVPVQVGGGIRSLRDALSLVESGAYRIVLGTVVYENPRLFRLIVGSVGADKVIVAIDSKSGFVVKRGWTESAGVTVYDVLRRLDPDMFWGLLYTDVEHEGLASGIDVKNLKRLLSVLNKPLIYAGGVSSLSDIAVLRDLGVYGVVIGKALYTGLFSLREAMEAARDD; encoded by the coding sequence ATGAAGGTCATACCAGCCGTGGATATAAAAAACGGGTGTTGCGTTAAACTGGTTCAAGGCCAGCCTGGGACAGGGTTGACCGTATCCAAAGACCCGGTTGAAGTTGCCGAACACTGGGTTAAAGAGGGAGCCGAGGTCTTACACGTGGTTGACCTAGACGGTGCTATCGAGGGTGTTGCGGTGAACAGGCCGCTGATACTAGAGATAATCCGACGTGTCGACGTGCCTGTTCAGGTAGGCGGCGGCATCAGGTCACTCAGAGACGCCTTAAGCCTGGTCGAATCGGGGGCTTACCGTATAGTTCTCGGGACCGTCGTCTACGAGAACCCTAGGCTTTTCAGGCTTATCGTCGGCTCGGTCGGAGCCGATAAGGTTATAGTCGCCATAGACTCAAAGTCGGGTTTCGTCGTCAAAAGAGGGTGGACCGAGTCTGCTGGAGTCACGGTCTACGACGTTCTCCGCCGTCTAGACCCGGATATGTTCTGGGGGCTCCTATATACAGACGTGGAGCATGAGGGGTTAGCCTCGGGGATAGACGTGAAGAACCTGAAGCGTCTGCTGAGCGTCTTAAACAAACCCCTCATATACGCCGGAGGGGTCTCGTCGCTGTCTGATATAGCGGTTTTAAGAGACCTAGGCGTATACGGAGTGGTTATCGGTAAAGCCCTATATACCGGTTTATTCAGCCTTAGAGAGGCTATGGAGGCTGCTCGAGATGACTAG
- a CDS encoding ATP phosphoribosyltransferase: protein MILALPNKGRLHEPALDLLEKAGIRVIDRGMLYGRTNDPEINVIFARAADIPSLVEAGAADLGVTGHDYVVEADADVEELLDLEFGRAELVLAVMRNSGIEDLSDLKPGLRVATKYVNIASNFFRRLGLEAEVIRITGAAEVMPHLKVADAIIDISSTGTTLKTHGLKPLKVILESSARLIANKKSLEVKRDKLMEIKLAIESVLRGKGKKLLMMNVPDRFLKDVLSVLPAMAGPTIAEVESEERMWEVYTVIDEDEVYRVVNLVKKAGAKDLLVIPIERVIP, encoded by the coding sequence GTGATATTGGCCCTACCTAACAAGGGGAGGCTTCACGAGCCTGCCCTCGACTTGCTTGAGAAAGCCGGTATTAGGGTTATCGATAGGGGTATGCTCTACGGGCGGACGAACGACCCTGAGATAAACGTGATATTCGCTAGGGCGGCTGATATACCGAGTCTCGTGGAGGCTGGTGCGGCCGACCTAGGGGTGACGGGTCACGATTACGTGGTGGAGGCGGACGCAGACGTCGAGGAGCTTCTAGACCTAGAGTTCGGTAGAGCCGAGCTTGTGCTAGCCGTCATGAGAAACAGCGGGATCGAGGATTTAAGCGACCTGAAACCTGGGCTAAGGGTCGCGACCAAATACGTTAACATAGCCTCAAACTTCTTCAGAAGGCTTGGCTTAGAGGCGGAGGTGATAAGGATAACGGGTGCGGCTGAGGTTATGCCTCACCTAAAGGTGGCAGACGCCATCATAGACATCTCGAGCACTGGGACGACCCTTAAAACCCACGGTTTGAAACCCCTGAAGGTCATACTGGAGTCTTCAGCACGTCTCATAGCCAACAAGAAAAGCCTCGAGGTGAAGCGGGATAAGCTTATGGAGATTAAGCTCGCGATAGAAAGCGTCCTAAGGGGTAAGGGTAAGAAGCTGCTCATGATGAACGTGCCGGATAGGTTTTTGAAAGACGTTTTATCGGTCTTACCTGCCATGGCGGGTCCGACGATAGCCGAGGTCGAATCTGAGGAGAGGATGTGGGAGGTCTACACGGTCATAGACGAGGATGAGGTATACCGGGTCGTAAACCTCGTTAAAAAAGCCGGCGCCAAAGACCTGCTGGTAATACCTATAGAGAGGGTTATACCATGA
- the hisC gene encoding histidinol-phosphate transaminase, whose protein sequence is MKTRKKLPETVYKERPLIAGMVKLDANENPYPPPEEVVEAICTAARLVNRYPPEPRRLREAIAHLTGVEAENVLVGSGSDELIDLIVKAYVDKGTKAATIYPTFPMYERSAVVAGGVVERIPLNPDFTLDLDKALEILSDSVDVFFISNPNNPTGVGFPVEQVERLLRLGVLTVVDEAYYEFSGRTALNLLGMYDNLVVLRTFSKAYGLAGLRVGYCIASEEIIQTLLKVKPPYNVNLLAQEAALAVLRNRDLVLQRISAIKEARNRLYEALKRLDGVKPYPSETNFILVDVSETGLTSEEIADRLFKLGVSVRRFGRFEGFQGDFIRVTVGTPEENDRFLESLKAVLEEGSS, encoded by the coding sequence TTGAAAACCCGGAAGAAGCTTCCAGAAACGGTCTACAAGGAGAGGCCCTTAATCGCGGGCATGGTGAAGCTGGACGCTAACGAAAACCCGTATCCTCCGCCGGAGGAGGTCGTGGAAGCCATATGCACGGCGGCTAGGCTCGTGAACAGGTACCCCCCAGAGCCGAGAAGGCTGAGGGAGGCGATAGCCCACCTCACCGGTGTTGAAGCCGAAAACGTTCTCGTAGGCTCAGGCTCGGACGAGCTCATAGACCTGATAGTCAAGGCGTATGTGGATAAAGGGACTAAGGCTGCTACGATATACCCGACCTTCCCGATGTACGAGAGGTCCGCGGTAGTAGCTGGTGGAGTGGTCGAGAGGATACCGTTAAACCCAGACTTCACCCTAGACCTAGATAAGGCCCTGGAGATCCTATCCGACTCTGTCGACGTGTTCTTCATATCGAACCCTAACAACCCGACCGGTGTAGGCTTTCCGGTAGAGCAGGTCGAGAGGTTGCTTCGGCTCGGGGTCCTGACGGTCGTAGACGAAGCCTACTACGAGTTCTCGGGTAGAACCGCCTTAAACCTGCTGGGTATGTACGATAACCTGGTGGTTTTGAGGACGTTCTCGAAGGCCTACGGCTTAGCCGGTTTAAGGGTCGGATACTGCATAGCCTCTGAGGAGATAATTCAAACACTTCTGAAGGTTAAGCCGCCGTATAACGTAAACCTCCTAGCGCAGGAGGCTGCTTTAGCTGTCCTAAGGAACCGCGACCTAGTCTTACAACGGATTTCTGCTATAAAAGAGGCTAGAAACCGCCTATACGAGGCTCTTAAACGGCTAGACGGGGTTAAACCCTATCCTTCTGAAACAAACTTCATACTGGTCGACGTCTCCGAAACCGGTTTAACCTCCGAGGAGATAGCCGATAGACTGTTTAAACTCGGTGTCTCGGTCAGACGCTTCGGCAGGTTCGAGGGTTTCCAGGGAGACTTCATAAGAGTAACCGTCGGGACGCCTGAGGAGAACGATAGATTTCTCGAATCTTTGAAAGCCGTCTTAGAGGAGGGTTCCTCGTGA
- a CDS encoding ACT domain-containing protein has product MRIVSVQKIDDKGRLSIPVKVREILGLKEGMRVLLVADVRERRITVNPFADPEAKLVEFRMSLEDIPGALAKAASILAREGVDLLFSESRTLRRGELAEWIAIADYSRCDKDIEDIREELINERCVKAVEYKFLD; this is encoded by the coding sequence ATGCGAATAGTTAGCGTTCAGAAGATAGACGACAAGGGGAGGCTTTCGATCCCGGTTAAGGTTAGGGAGATCCTCGGGTTGAAGGAGGGTATGAGGGTTCTGCTGGTCGCGGATGTACGTGAGAGGAGGATCACAGTGAACCCGTTCGCGGATCCTGAGGCTAAGCTTGTCGAGTTCAGGATGAGCCTCGAGGATATACCTGGGGCGTTGGCTAAAGCCGCCTCCATACTAGCTAGGGAGGGGGTAGACCTGCTTTTTTCCGAGTCCAGAACCCTTAGGAGAGGTGAGCTAGCCGAGTGGATAGCCATAGCAGACTATTCGAGGTGCGATAAGGACATAGAGGACATCAGGGAGGAGCTTATAAATGAGAGATGCGTGAAAGCTGTAGAGTATAAGTTCCTAGACTAG
- a CDS encoding dihydrodipicolinate reductase, which yields MGSMIRVIQYGVGEIGSRITKALTLKPWVEVVGAVDIDESKVGRDLGEVVGLGEKLGVKVYRSLSDTLREVKADVVLHTTSSWLSIVEPQITEIVDSGLNVISTCEELAYPWRRKPEAAERIDRAARENGVTVLGTGVNPGFVLDSLILTLTSVCIRVDRIEGSRIVNASTRRYPLQRKIGSGMTVEEFKKAVQGGRMGHVGLRESFDMVADAFGWSFDRVEETIEPVVASRPVETKFFRVSPGRVVGVSQSIWGISKGEEKLRLNLQMYLDAENPRDSVEIEGVPSLKFKVEGGIPGDEATVAMVVNMIPKVLEAEPGLKTMKDLSIPYAWLKEFKR from the coding sequence GTGGGATCCATGATAAGGGTTATCCAGTACGGCGTAGGGGAGATAGGCTCTAGGATAACCAAAGCCTTGACCTTGAAGCCTTGGGTAGAGGTAGTCGGAGCCGTAGATATAGACGAGTCCAAAGTGGGTAGAGACCTGGGAGAGGTCGTAGGCCTGGGTGAAAAGCTCGGGGTGAAAGTCTACAGAAGCCTTTCTGACACTCTTAGGGAGGTTAAGGCCGACGTGGTCTTACACACCACGAGCTCCTGGCTGAGCATAGTGGAGCCGCAGATAACCGAGATAGTCGACTCTGGGTTGAATGTGATATCGACCTGCGAAGAGCTGGCATATCCCTGGAGGAGAAAACCAGAAGCCGCCGAGAGGATAGATAGAGCCGCCCGCGAGAACGGGGTCACTGTTTTAGGAACAGGTGTGAACCCGGGCTTCGTCCTAGACTCGTTGATACTGACCCTCACATCCGTGTGTATCAGGGTAGATAGAATAGAGGGTTCAAGGATAGTAAACGCGTCTACTAGGAGATATCCTTTGCAGAGGAAGATCGGCTCCGGTATGACCGTCGAGGAGTTTAAAAAAGCCGTCCAGGGCGGACGGATGGGTCACGTAGGTCTCAGAGAGTCCTTCGACATGGTGGCTGATGCGTTTGGATGGAGCTTCGATAGGGTGGAGGAGACTATAGAACCGGTCGTAGCGTCTAGACCCGTGGAGACAAAGTTCTTCAGGGTTTCACCGGGACGTGTCGTCGGGGTGTCTCAGAGCATATGGGGGATATCGAAGGGCGAGGAGAAGCTTAGGCTTAACCTCCAGATGTATCTCGACGCCGAGAACCCGAGAGACTCCGTCGAGATAGAGGGAGTGCCTAGCCTGAAATTCAAGGTTGAAGGCGGTATACCGGGTGACGAGGCTACGGTCGCGATGGTCGTGAACATGATCCCGAAGGTTCTCGAAGCTGAGCCGGGGCTTAAGACTATGAAAGACCTTTCGATACCGTATGCATGGCTTAAAGAGTTTAAACGTTGA
- a CDS encoding AbrB/MazE/SpoVT family DNA-binding domain-containing protein: MFFPVNYLNQVTIVKVGKKGAVYIPKKVIKSLGISEGDRVIMRINGRRLILEFIPDPLALALKVKKWSKTTVEEFERESEREQDELYGS; encoded by the coding sequence ATGTTTTTTCCGGTGAATTATTTGAACCAGGTTACCATCGTTAAAGTAGGTAAGAAGGGGGCCGTGTATATACCTAAAAAAGTCATTAAATCGCTCGGCATAAGCGAGGGTGATAGGGTTATAATGAGAATTAACGGTAGGAGGTTAATATTGGAATTCATACCTGATCCCTTGGCATTGGCCCTTAAGGTTAAAAAGTGGTCGAAGACTACCGTCGAAGAGTTTGAGAGAGAATCTGAGAGGGAGCAGGATGAGTTATACGGGTCTTAA